One part of the Bdellovibrio sp. KM01 genome encodes these proteins:
- a CDS encoding pre-toxin TG domain-containing protein, which yields MKTLLTFLISCIYSVNTFAAYWNPAVTLPVTIVDISANQYQFYLDAPKTTQFQVGQMYYFFDAAQGKWISAVYTGTIDGVTRWSNLSDISSDAPPVGTSASPLPPPGYFDSETHEHAMGAAVTTGMAHAIYRELLWNDAVTDQMNGYNKRIEEGNKAIQENYKKITDGIENNANAAVRALATATSSLKMAIAQGGSNEGTEFISKDEDFVRDLQEIDTILRTQRSTIPKRDDARRWGHRMVQAADTMHAAGDIQSANGFKKYAEAFADIAVGLDPVTGPIRDTYEAFTGKNLVTGEQLTDWERGFAILGAVTFGFGSKIARGISAIRKIEKIGHIELAIKRAVSIDSHIASKVGHELSPKNRALYEKYLADLRKTMEKPQNIIDPNVRKNINEYWRAESEYGNGSTAAAFRWERLTGEPVKGTFHEIKMRQRLNNFMDILKNRKDLPSSDRIALEHIVKDILEALKGN from the coding sequence ATGAAAACTCTTTTAACCTTCCTTATTTCCTGCATTTACTCAGTGAATACTTTTGCGGCCTATTGGAATCCAGCTGTGACTTTGCCGGTGACGATCGTCGACATTAGCGCGAATCAATACCAATTCTATTTGGACGCTCCAAAAACGACACAGTTCCAAGTAGGCCAGATGTATTACTTCTTCGACGCTGCTCAAGGAAAATGGATCAGCGCCGTCTACACTGGAACTATCGATGGTGTCACTCGGTGGTCCAATCTAAGTGATATTTCCAGTGATGCGCCCCCGGTAGGGACTTCAGCCTCTCCATTGCCACCTCCAGGCTATTTCGATAGCGAAACCCATGAACACGCCATGGGTGCCGCAGTAACCACTGGGATGGCTCATGCTATTTACCGTGAATTGCTTTGGAATGATGCCGTCACAGATCAAATGAATGGGTACAATAAAAGAATCGAAGAGGGCAACAAAGCCATACAAGAAAATTACAAGAAGATTACGGATGGAATTGAAAACAATGCCAATGCCGCCGTTCGCGCTTTAGCAACAGCCACAAGTTCCTTAAAAATGGCGATCGCACAAGGCGGCAGCAATGAAGGAACAGAGTTCATCAGCAAAGATGAAGACTTTGTTCGCGACCTTCAGGAGATTGACACGATTTTGCGCACTCAGCGCTCGACGATTCCAAAACGTGACGATGCCAGACGCTGGGGCCACAGAATGGTTCAAGCCGCCGATACGATGCATGCCGCTGGTGATATTCAATCTGCAAATGGTTTTAAAAAGTACGCGGAAGCATTTGCCGACATTGCCGTGGGGTTAGATCCGGTCACGGGGCCTATTCGCGATACCTATGAAGCCTTCACGGGGAAAAATCTGGTGACTGGCGAACAGCTCACCGACTGGGAGCGAGGCTTTGCGATACTAGGTGCAGTGACATTTGGATTTGGTTCAAAAATCGCTCGCGGCATCAGCGCCATAAGAAAAATCGAAAAAATTGGTCACATTGAGCTCGCTATCAAGCGCGCCGTTAGCATCGATTCGCACATCGCTTCTAAAGTGGGCCATGAGCTGTCACCCAAAAACCGCGCTCTTTACGAAAAGTATCTAGCAGATCTTCGCAAGACGATGGAAAAGCCCCAAAATATTATCGATCCTAACGTACGTAAAAATATCAACGAATACTGGAGAGCGGAATCCGAATATGGCAACGGAAGTACCGCCGCTGCATTTCGCTGGGAAAGACTGACAGGAGAACCTGTAAAAGGAACATTCCATGAAATAAAAATGCGACAACGCCTGAATAATTTTATGGATATTTTAAAAAATCGCAAAGACCTACCGTCCAGTGATAGAATTGCACTTGAACATATCGTGAAAGATATTCTTGAAGCATTAAAAGGAAACTAA
- a CDS encoding enhanced serine sensitivity protein SseB C-terminal domain-containing protein, translating to MALKKRVEPLRYKVSLKTKDRFAIPEKLIPADFASALKSFFSDELVVRKAAYVLVERNHEFSYLIAIDFKVYPDEAEEQLQNLKKRLGQFVKIQYQGKWPLDFGVWSDGVFDFAVSQKPELLLYSKK from the coding sequence ATGGCATTAAAAAAACGAGTGGAACCTTTGAGATACAAGGTTTCTTTGAAAACGAAAGACCGATTTGCGATTCCCGAAAAGCTGATTCCAGCAGATTTCGCGAGTGCCCTGAAAAGCTTTTTTAGTGATGAATTAGTCGTTCGTAAAGCCGCCTACGTATTAGTCGAACGAAATCATGAATTTAGTTATCTGATTGCTATTGATTTTAAAGTCTATCCAGACGAAGCCGAAGAACAGTTGCAAAATCTTAAAAAACGCTTGGGACAATTTGTAAAAATTCAATATCAAGGCAAATGGCCCTTGGATTTTGGAGTCTGGTCTGACGGAGTCTTTGATTTTGCCGTCAGCCAGAAACCAGAACTGCTTTTGTACTCTAAAAAATAA
- the sfsA gene encoding DNA/RNA nuclease SfsA translates to MKYSRKLKEGTFLKRYKRFFADIEFEGQTIVAHVPNTGSMKSVNNPGQLCLFSESDNPERKLKFTLEMIKSPTGSWVGVNTATPNTVVKEAVLNTIGRPHHEVPGFAHWAAFDEAKPEYKISAETRLDFALKKKDTDKMHFIEVKNVTLGEDGVAKFPDAVTERGQKHLRELMALMEQGHTAELVFTVQRHDCATFSPADDIDPEYGRLLREASTKGLKISPHIIDLTPTEAVLSENKLEVVL, encoded by the coding sequence ATGAAATATTCTCGTAAACTCAAGGAAGGCACCTTCCTAAAACGCTATAAACGCTTCTTTGCCGATATCGAGTTTGAGGGTCAGACCATTGTGGCGCACGTTCCCAACACGGGGAGCATGAAAAGCGTCAATAACCCCGGTCAATTGTGCCTCTTTTCAGAATCCGACAACCCAGAACGTAAATTGAAATTCACTCTGGAGATGATTAAGTCTCCGACAGGTTCATGGGTAGGGGTTAATACAGCGACTCCAAATACAGTGGTTAAAGAGGCCGTCCTCAACACCATCGGTAGGCCTCATCACGAAGTGCCAGGGTTTGCTCACTGGGCTGCCTTTGATGAAGCGAAACCAGAATACAAAATTTCTGCCGAAACACGTTTGGATTTCGCGCTTAAGAAAAAAGACACCGACAAAATGCATTTTATTGAAGTGAAAAACGTGACGTTGGGTGAAGACGGTGTTGCGAAGTTTCCAGATGCCGTGACTGAACGTGGGCAAAAACACTTGCGTGAGTTGATGGCCTTGATGGAACAAGGACACACAGCCGAGTTGGTATTCACAGTGCAACGCCATGACTGTGCAACTTTCTCGCCGGCTGATGATATTGATCCCGAGTATGGCCGCTTATTGCGTGAGGCTTCAACAAAAGGTCTTAAAATTTCCCCGCACATTATTGATCTGACACCGACAGAAGCAGTTTTATCCGAAAACAAACTTGAGGTTGTCCTCTAA
- a CDS encoding 2-oxo acid dehydrogenase subunit E2: MATDVKLPELGEGVTEGELVKWLVQPGDSVKADQPIAEVLTDKATVEVPSPVAGTVKDLKFKPGQVVKVGSTMIALDAGGAAKAAAPAPAAAAPAPKAAAPQASAPAPAAGGKAQDVKLPELGEGVTEGELVKWLVKSGDSVKADQAIAEVLTDKATVEVPTPVAGVVGELKFKAGDVVKVGSVMITLTGAGGAVAAPAAPAPQASAPAAAKAAAPVATSSASAANGIFPPVADSKVLATPATRRLARETGVDINGLSGSGLAGRVTREDVLAAGGSAAAGSAAATAGAKAGATMTIPRPAYQGQAGAAEERVALIGIRKRIAENMQRSKQIIPHFTIMDEAKVDSLVALRESLKDFAEKNGTKITYLPIVMKAMVATIREFPMFNASIDDAAGEIVYKKYFNIGFAADTPTGLVVPVIKNADQKTILEISKEIIDLSKRARDGKLKPDEMKGACITVTNIGSIGGTYATPVINHPEVAILGMYKIDEKPVIKDGQLKAIKTMNYTMTADHRLIDGALAARFLAAFIGRIENPGKLLVEML; this comes from the coding sequence ATGGCAACTGATGTAAAACTGCCTGAACTTGGCGAAGGCGTCACTGAAGGTGAATTGGTTAAATGGTTGGTTCAACCTGGTGATTCTGTAAAAGCAGATCAACCTATCGCTGAAGTATTGACTGACAAAGCAACTGTAGAGGTTCCATCTCCAGTCGCTGGCACTGTAAAAGATTTGAAATTCAAACCGGGCCAAGTTGTTAAAGTTGGTTCGACGATGATCGCTCTTGATGCTGGTGGCGCAGCTAAAGCGGCAGCTCCGGCTCCTGCGGCAGCGGCTCCTGCTCCAAAAGCAGCAGCTCCTCAAGCATCCGCTCCAGCTCCTGCAGCTGGTGGTAAAGCACAAGACGTAAAACTTCCTGAACTTGGTGAAGGTGTTACTGAAGGCGAACTAGTAAAATGGTTGGTTAAATCTGGTGACTCTGTAAAAGCGGATCAAGCGATCGCTGAAGTTCTAACTGACAAAGCCACTGTTGAAGTTCCGACTCCAGTTGCAGGCGTTGTTGGCGAATTGAAATTCAAAGCCGGCGACGTTGTTAAAGTTGGTTCAGTAATGATCACTTTGACTGGGGCAGGTGGCGCGGTAGCGGCTCCGGCGGCTCCAGCTCCTCAAGCTTCTGCTCCGGCAGCGGCAAAAGCGGCAGCTCCAGTTGCTACTTCTTCTGCTTCTGCAGCTAACGGCATCTTCCCGCCGGTTGCTGATTCTAAAGTTCTTGCGACTCCGGCGACTCGCCGTCTTGCTCGCGAAACGGGTGTTGATATCAATGGTCTTTCTGGTTCTGGTCTTGCTGGCCGTGTCACTCGTGAAGACGTTTTGGCAGCAGGTGGTTCCGCGGCAGCGGGCAGTGCCGCAGCGACGGCAGGCGCGAAGGCTGGAGCAACTATGACTATTCCAAGACCAGCTTACCAAGGCCAAGCTGGTGCAGCTGAAGAGCGCGTAGCTCTTATCGGTATCCGCAAACGCATCGCTGAAAACATGCAGCGTTCAAAACAAATCATCCCTCACTTCACTATCATGGATGAAGCTAAGGTTGATTCATTGGTTGCGCTTCGTGAGTCTTTGAAAGACTTCGCTGAGAAAAACGGAACTAAGATCACTTATCTTCCAATCGTGATGAAAGCGATGGTAGCAACGATCCGTGAATTCCCAATGTTCAACGCTTCTATCGATGATGCTGCTGGTGAAATCGTTTACAAAAAATACTTCAACATCGGTTTCGCAGCTGACACTCCGACAGGCTTGGTAGTTCCAGTTATCAAAAACGCGGATCAAAAAACGATTCTGGAGATCTCTAAAGAAATCATCGACCTTTCTAAACGTGCTCGTGATGGCAAGTTGAAACCAGATGAAATGAAGGGCGCTTGCATCACTGTGACGAACATCGGTTCAATCGGTGGTACTTACGCCACTCCAGTGATCAACCACCCTGAAGTGGCGATCCTTGGTATGTACAAAATCGACGAAAAACCGGTTATCAAAGATGGCCAGTTGAAAGCGATCAAAACAATGAACTACACAATGACTGCCGATCACCGTTTGATCGATGGCGCATTGGCTGCAAGATTCTTGGCTGCCTTCATCGGCCGTATCGAGAACCCAGGTAAACTTTTGGTGGAGATGCTATAA
- a CDS encoding DUF2799 domain-containing protein, with amino-acid sequence MKNLVLVLVSLLLTSCAALEQNYKNTCASYDWEAMGSRDALAGESMQSSVLSQCMQHGIPATRTAYDQGYARGLMQFCTYEYGIYWGREGKDYENTCTPSVANNFLAGYSKGKMEYQRLQVAKAQVVAIQRASGQSCTFDSDCEIKIECKMSSSAPYSRQCAGNGKTCNFDSDCTLPGSCSFNTCTNR; translated from the coding sequence GTGAAAAACCTTGTTCTTGTCCTTGTATCCCTGCTGCTAACGTCTTGTGCTGCTCTTGAGCAGAACTACAAAAACACATGTGCTTCCTATGACTGGGAAGCCATGGGTTCACGAGACGCTCTTGCCGGCGAAAGCATGCAATCCAGCGTCCTTTCCCAATGCATGCAGCATGGAATTCCTGCGACAAGAACGGCCTACGATCAAGGTTACGCTCGTGGCCTTATGCAGTTCTGCACTTATGAGTACGGAATCTATTGGGGCCGCGAAGGTAAGGATTACGAGAACACTTGCACTCCTTCCGTTGCGAATAACTTCCTAGCAGGATATTCCAAAGGAAAAATGGAGTATCAGCGTCTTCAAGTCGCAAAAGCTCAAGTTGTTGCGATTCAAAGAGCCAGCGGACAATCCTGCACTTTCGATAGTGATTGTGAAATCAAAATCGAATGCAAAATGTCCAGCAGTGCTCCTTATAGCAGACAGTGTGCAGGTAACGGGAAAACCTGCAACTTCGACTCTGATTGCACACTTCCCGGCAGTTGTTCTTTTAACACCTGCACGAATAGATAA
- the lpdA gene encoding dihydrolipoyl dehydrogenase, giving the protein MQNFDVVVIGAGPGGYVAAIRSAQLGFKTAVIEREFLGGVCLNVGCIPSKAMITATHLLHKAQHNFKDMGLMIKGDINVDMKQLVKWKQSVSDKMSSGVGQLLKGYGVTHIKGDAEFKSSKEISVKSSAGTEAIQAKYFIVATGSRPIEIPGFKFDEKDICSSTGALAFDEIPKRVAVIGGGYIGLEISSYLRKLGTEVTVIEAMPSLLAGVVDPDCANIVVRKLDKAGVKIMYGAKAKSQKKAKDGYEVTVEINGKEEVVKCDKILVTVGRRPNGDQANLKAAGIAVDERGFVKVDAQRRTNVQNIFAIGDICGQPMLAHKASHEGVLVAEVISGANRVYDAKTVPAVVFTDPEIASAGMTEAEAKAKGHTELKIGKFPFGANGRAVSMMETEGFVKMIADAKTHVLLGVHIVGPEASNLISEAVLAIEMGARIEDLALSIHPHPTLGETIMECAEATLGHAIHIIQKPLKK; this is encoded by the coding sequence ATGCAAAATTTTGACGTAGTAGTAATTGGTGCGGGTCCCGGTGGTTATGTTGCCGCTATCCGCTCTGCGCAACTTGGTTTTAAAACAGCAGTTATCGAACGTGAGTTCTTGGGTGGCGTGTGCTTGAACGTGGGTTGTATCCCATCTAAAGCCATGATCACGGCGACTCACCTTTTGCACAAAGCTCAGCATAACTTCAAAGATATGGGCTTGATGATCAAAGGCGATATCAATGTTGATATGAAACAACTTGTGAAGTGGAAACAATCCGTTTCAGACAAAATGTCGAGCGGTGTTGGTCAACTTCTTAAAGGTTACGGCGTAACTCACATTAAAGGCGACGCTGAATTCAAATCTTCTAAAGAAATCTCTGTTAAGTCATCTGCAGGCACTGAAGCTATCCAAGCTAAGTACTTCATCGTGGCTACAGGTTCTCGTCCAATTGAAATCCCTGGTTTCAAATTCGACGAAAAAGACATCTGTTCTTCAACGGGCGCTTTGGCATTCGACGAAATTCCAAAACGCGTGGCAGTTATCGGTGGTGGCTACATCGGTCTTGAGATCTCTTCATACCTACGCAAACTAGGAACTGAAGTGACTGTGATCGAAGCAATGCCATCATTGCTTGCTGGTGTTGTTGATCCAGACTGTGCGAACATCGTTGTACGTAAGCTTGATAAAGCGGGCGTAAAAATCATGTACGGTGCAAAAGCTAAATCTCAGAAAAAAGCTAAAGACGGTTACGAAGTGACTGTTGAAATCAACGGTAAAGAAGAAGTTGTTAAATGCGATAAGATCCTAGTCACTGTTGGACGTCGTCCGAACGGTGACCAAGCGAACTTGAAAGCTGCGGGTATCGCAGTTGACGAGCGTGGCTTTGTTAAAGTGGATGCTCAACGCAGAACAAACGTTCAAAACATCTTTGCTATCGGTGATATCTGTGGTCAGCCAATGCTGGCTCACAAAGCTTCACACGAAGGTGTGTTGGTTGCTGAAGTGATCTCTGGCGCGAACCGCGTTTACGACGCGAAAACAGTTCCAGCAGTTGTCTTTACAGATCCAGAAATCGCATCTGCAGGTATGACTGAAGCTGAAGCAAAAGCCAAAGGTCACACGGAGCTTAAAATCGGCAAATTCCCATTTGGTGCCAACGGCCGCGCTGTCAGCATGATGGAAACCGAAGGCTTCGTAAAAATGATCGCTGATGCAAAAACGCATGTACTTCTAGGTGTTCACATCGTGGGCCCTGAAGCTTCGAACTTGATCTCTGAAGCAGTTCTTGCGATCGAGATGGGCGCACGCATTGAAGACTTGGCTCTTTCAATCCACCCTCACCCAACATTGGGCGAGACGATCATGGAATGTGCTGAGGCAACATTGGGTCACGCAATCCACATCATCCAAAAGCCTCTGAAGAAATAG
- a CDS encoding acetyl-CoA C-acetyltransferase, which translates to MKTKQMRPIAILAGSRTPFTKSQTNYVRTSNQELMTAVLQDLVNKTNIRGVRVGDVSTGAVMKNAADWNMTRESVLSSGLDPHTPGYDVQRACGTGLETAWHIGLKIAAGQIESGIAGGTDTNSDIQGVLPHEFTWKLMDAQKEKTLMGRLGKFAKLSINDIKPKFPVVVEPRTGLSMGQHTELMVKEWHISQEEQDKLALASHQNAAKAWDAGFFKDLVFDFKGLKKDTLVRGDTTLEKLAKLKPAFDKTGTGTLTAGNSTALTDGASAVLLGSEDFAQKHYLPVLAYLTDAEVAAVDYVGGEGLLMAPTYAVARMLERNGLTLQDFDFYEIHEAFAGQVLCTLKAWESEEYCRTKLGLTKALGSIDRSKLNVNGGSLALGHPFAATGGRILISLAKMLSQKGSGRGLISICTAGGMGVTAIVER; encoded by the coding sequence ATGAAAACGAAACAGATGCGTCCGATTGCGATTCTAGCAGGTTCCAGAACTCCATTTACAAAGTCTCAGACAAACTATGTACGTACATCCAACCAAGAGTTGATGACGGCTGTGCTGCAAGACCTTGTTAATAAAACCAACATTAGAGGCGTTCGTGTGGGTGATGTTTCCACTGGGGCAGTTATGAAAAATGCTGCAGACTGGAACATGACTCGTGAAAGCGTTTTGAGCTCTGGTCTTGATCCTCATACGCCAGGATACGATGTGCAAAGAGCTTGCGGTACAGGATTGGAAACAGCTTGGCACATCGGTTTGAAAATCGCTGCCGGCCAAATTGAATCTGGTATTGCCGGCGGGACGGATACAAATAGTGATATTCAAGGCGTACTGCCGCACGAATTCACTTGGAAGTTGATGGATGCGCAAAAAGAAAAAACATTAATGGGTCGCTTGGGCAAATTCGCCAAACTTTCGATCAATGACATTAAGCCAAAATTTCCTGTGGTGGTTGAGCCGCGCACGGGTCTTTCCATGGGGCAACATACAGAGCTTATGGTGAAAGAATGGCACATCTCTCAAGAGGAGCAGGATAAGCTTGCTTTGGCCAGCCATCAGAATGCCGCAAAAGCTTGGGATGCTGGATTTTTTAAAGACCTGGTATTTGATTTCAAAGGTTTGAAAAAAGATACTTTGGTTCGCGGTGATACGACATTGGAAAAACTGGCAAAACTGAAACCTGCTTTTGATAAAACGGGAACAGGTACTTTGACGGCAGGGAACAGTACCGCTTTGACAGATGGCGCTTCCGCAGTTTTGTTGGGCAGTGAAGACTTCGCTCAGAAACATTATTTGCCAGTGCTCGCGTATCTGACTGACGCTGAAGTTGCGGCCGTTGATTACGTAGGCGGTGAAGGTCTGTTAATGGCTCCTACTTATGCTGTGGCTCGTATGCTTGAGCGTAACGGTCTGACTTTGCAGGATTTTGATTTTTATGAAATTCACGAGGCTTTCGCAGGTCAGGTTCTTTGTACGTTGAAAGCGTGGGAATCCGAAGAGTATTGCCGCACGAAATTGGGTCTGACCAAAGCACTGGGCTCCATTGATCGCAGTAAACTGAACGTGAATGGTGGATCCTTGGCGCTTGGACATCCATTCGCTGCGACGGGTGGCCGTATCCTGATTTCGCTTGCGAAAATGCTTTCCCAAAAAGGCAGTGGTCGTGGATTGATTTCGATCTGTACTGCTGGCGGTATGGGTGTAACAGCAATCGTTGAAAGATAA
- a CDS encoding TetR/AcrR family transcriptional regulator: protein METKTQAIEIAKNYLQLRGYNGFSFQDIADKLGIRKASLHYYFASKEDLGLALLEDYTQSFQQWVEKHEQRGPLEKIKKFIDMYHSFSQDSLKVCPGGVLCIDYNTLPTKLQKAVVHFQEQNQAWLETQIKKAQKLSEIKKDLNPKDTAILLISTCQGSLQLARMQNNPKLMKATGLNLISLIEK from the coding sequence ATGGAGACCAAGACCCAAGCCATTGAAATAGCTAAAAACTACCTCCAATTGCGCGGCTATAATGGTTTTAGCTTTCAGGACATCGCCGACAAGCTGGGGATTCGCAAAGCGAGCCTGCATTACTATTTCGCCTCCAAGGAAGACCTGGGCCTGGCCCTGCTCGAAGACTATACCCAGTCTTTTCAACAATGGGTCGAAAAGCACGAACAACGTGGTCCTTTGGAGAAAATCAAAAAATTCATCGACATGTACCACTCTTTCTCCCAAGACAGCTTAAAAGTCTGCCCCGGCGGAGTGCTATGCATCGACTACAATACGCTTCCAACAAAATTACAGAAAGCCGTGGTTCATTTCCAAGAACAAAACCAAGCTTGGCTTGAAACCCAAATCAAAAAAGCTCAAAAGCTTTCTGAAATCAAAAAAGACCTAAACCCCAAAGATACAGCCATACTATTAATAAGCACCTGCCAAGGCAGCCTTCAATTAGCCAGAATGCAAAACAACCCCAAGCTAATGAAGGCAACTGGACTTAATCTAATTTCCCTCATCGAGAAGTAA
- a CDS encoding clostripain-related cysteine peptidase yields the protein MNHLSRVLIVCALLLASTFASAAQQVKEWNMLVFLNGNNNLDSFGPMNINQMEQVGSNENLNILVQWASAKKSSVSRLLIQKDNDTNKVTSPVVQNMGAVDMGDWKELVKFVEWANQNYPAKKYFVVVWDHGGGWHLASIPGMKPMDISWDDNTGNNITTEQLGQAMAESAKILGHKVDIYSSDACLMGMVEVASEMSESVQYYLGSQDVEPGAGWPYATFLTKWAQDPMMSAADLVKVHAADYLAAYNGGVYGNRKVTMSAYDLSHIDSYEQSLKQLSTELAGLDNAALAKVARSAKNAKLFTYWDYRDVIDFIDLATRNGITTPAMQSVRDAQNQFVIANSQNQDSKTWGVSIWLPSNSSDYSGYIERYHGLKFNQRTNWADLVTKIQGK from the coding sequence TTGAACCACTTATCGCGCGTTCTTATCGTGTGTGCACTCTTGCTTGCATCAACTTTCGCTTCCGCAGCTCAACAAGTAAAAGAATGGAACATGTTGGTATTTCTGAACGGAAACAACAATCTTGATTCGTTCGGTCCAATGAATATCAATCAAATGGAACAAGTTGGCTCCAATGAAAACTTGAACATCCTGGTTCAGTGGGCCTCAGCTAAAAAAAGCAGCGTTTCCCGTCTTTTAATTCAAAAAGACAATGACACAAACAAAGTCACTTCCCCTGTTGTTCAAAACATGGGTGCGGTTGATATGGGTGACTGGAAAGAATTGGTTAAATTTGTAGAATGGGCTAACCAAAACTACCCTGCAAAAAAATACTTCGTGGTTGTATGGGATCACGGCGGTGGCTGGCACTTGGCTTCTATACCTGGTATGAAACCAATGGATATTTCTTGGGATGATAATACTGGCAACAACATCACGACTGAACAATTGGGTCAGGCGATGGCTGAATCTGCAAAAATCCTGGGTCACAAAGTAGACATTTACTCCTCTGATGCGTGCTTGATGGGTATGGTTGAAGTGGCATCTGAAATGTCTGAATCCGTTCAGTACTACTTGGGTTCTCAAGATGTCGAGCCAGGTGCTGGCTGGCCATATGCGACTTTCTTGACGAAATGGGCGCAAGACCCAATGATGAGCGCCGCCGACCTTGTTAAAGTTCACGCTGCAGACTATTTGGCTGCATACAATGGCGGAGTTTACGGCAATCGCAAAGTGACGATGTCGGCTTACGATCTATCTCACATCGATTCTTACGAACAATCTTTGAAGCAACTTAGCACAGAGCTAGCAGGATTGGACAACGCTGCTTTAGCGAAGGTGGCTCGCTCTGCCAAAAACGCCAAGCTTTTCACATACTGGGACTACCGTGACGTGATTGATTTCATCGATCTTGCGACAAGAAACGGAATCACAACTCCAGCGATGCAATCCGTCCGCGACGCTCAAAACCAGTTCGTGATCGCCAACAGCCAAAACCAAGATTCAAAAACTTGGGGAGTTTCTATCTGGCTTCCGTCCAACAGCTCGGACTATTCCGGATATATCGAACGCTATCATGGCTTAAAATTCAACCAGAGAACAAACTGGGCTGATTTAGTCACTAAGATCCAAGGTAAATAA
- a CDS encoding BLUF domain-containing protein: MSSVFHLVYVSYAAESLSYTDIRNILNSSRKNNARDDISGVLILREGYFLQVLEGDEAKIQALLNIIRRDNRNHTLKILIEERSDKRLFGDWSMAFLDGDIEANTTKDLLDFFDVCLDSGINHKTLIMPLVRKFRASAPSFQ; this comes from the coding sequence ATGAGCTCAGTATTTCATCTCGTTTACGTCAGTTACGCGGCCGAGAGTCTCAGTTATACGGATATCCGTAATATTCTTAATTCTTCACGTAAAAACAACGCTCGAGATGATATCTCGGGCGTTCTTATTTTGCGCGAAGGTTATTTCCTGCAGGTTCTTGAGGGTGACGAAGCTAAGATTCAAGCTTTGTTGAACATCATCCGTCGTGACAATCGCAATCACACGTTGAAAATTTTGATCGAAGAGCGCAGTGATAAACGTCTGTTCGGTGATTGGTCGATGGCCTTCCTTGATGGCGATATCGAAGCGAATACCACAAAAGATTTGCTGGATTTTTTCGATGTGTGCCTGGATAGCGGCATCAATCACAAAACTCTGATTATGCCCCTGGTTCGCAAGTTCCGGGCTTCCGCGCCGTCATTCCAATAA
- a CDS encoding MaoC family dehydratase, producing MQVPNIDVGFTNSATVKVTDKMVRQFAELSGDHNPIHLDDAYAAQTRFGRRIAHGMICGALISRALVECIGEGGIYLGQSMKFVNPVFIDDTIKITIRITAMRKEKGIATVETNVTKENGDMVVKGEAVIMMAKDFAIPK from the coding sequence ATGCAGGTTCCAAATATTGATGTAGGTTTCACGAACTCAGCGACAGTTAAAGTGACGGATAAAATGGTTCGTCAATTTGCTGAATTGTCTGGAGATCATAATCCTATTCATTTGGACGATGCTTACGCGGCTCAAACTCGTTTTGGCCGTCGTATCGCTCACGGAATGATCTGCGGAGCTCTGATTTCCAGAGCTCTTGTAGAGTGCATCGGTGAGGGCGGTATCTATCTTGGTCAATCGATGAAATTTGTTAATCCGGTTTTCATCGATGACACCATCAAAATCACAATCAGAATTACAGCTATGCGCAAAGAAAAAGGCATCGCGACAGTTGAAACGAATGTGACTAAAGAAAACGGCGACATGGTTGTTAAAGGTGAAGCTGTTATCATGATGGCAAAAGATTTCGCGATTCCTAAGTAA